ttctgttcagcgccagacttgcttgtaacctatatcaccaattatgttaagaaaaatgacgtattaactactacaaaacactgacctttgtgggaatgcttggagcagactaacatgtgagctggagtgttctgggacgttatatttggtatatccagaccatccgtcggctcttacttcggaaacatggcttaaaaaatttctcttcaacgacgtaatccgataaaaaaaagatctctttacccgtcggcttcccgtggctgtcatgcgaccggctattgcagttaataatacaacagcttcttgccattttttgggtttcttttaatcgctgtgtaactgagttcaattgaaagcctgcgtgcgctagtaccgcttgccacaggttcccagaatcctttgcggttttacccctgaatgacgtcacattttcaatctctatcctcgtgggctggtctctagtcaaaatgcccgggccgattttttgtcccagtccagccctgataGCAGGCATGCACTTAAGGACGAAACCGAAACTGGATGACTAACATGGAGTCTCACGCAATGATCCCgcgtcggtgggagctccaagactctcctaagtagctcccccgacgagccctgatcagcatcaggtgtgtggcaggagcttcaggtgtggccagtcccctagcagggccacacccaccaggcctgaaggcgccTGTAAACCGGTGTTCGCAGAAACACCTGCatccgtacacacacacacacacacacatatctgcaAGCATGGAGAAGAGgggcagcaacaccaaaaatacaTGTAATATAACATAAGTCCATCAATAAGTCCACTTTCAAacagatgcaagtaaaacacagcaaaaaataaataaacttaaagaTTCACCAGCAACgagtcctgtcgctcttaaatctattttcacttgtttagcaggagtggggcgggtggaggtttgcccggtgccgCAGGGGTGATGTCAGTGGGTGgatctgtgaatttcacattcctgtgGCAGCATGCTCGGTGCTTGCTCacatttgaattttaatttttcgctgtagaaagaagttttcttcccacgcagagtgtacagcggacgctaatgcttttgtcactttttcaaactcaaagtaatgtcagtgCTACCAAGCTTTAAACGCTTCATGGTtgtactctctcccgcactccatattatccattgttgatctacacacgtctgttgctgccacggacgTCGCACGCtcgtacgtcattgtcatgagacactctcacggtttagtaacgcagcgtgcttatgggaaagtaacagtaatctaattacttttttttacaatagTAATCCCCtactttactcattacttgaaaaagtaattggattactgtaatgcattATTGTTCTGTTCAGGAGTGAGTGAATCTGTGAGATAAGAGCTGATGGATGGCTTTACTGTGGGCTCAAAGCATTTTGTTGACAAACATCCCAGCCTCCTGTGAGATAGTTTGGATAAAAGGGAGAAAACTCAGCACAGCTATAAATTACAGCAGCAAGTACAACTTTACAACTGAGTGCAGGTGGACTCACAAGTGGGCTTGAAGCAGATTGATTGTTAACCTCTGAATGGCTGTTGTCTATTAAAAAGCTATGATCACATTTTTAtggtttttaatattaaaaaaaactaaggGATCTACCTCtaagttttttaaatttcctctCTTTTTAGAGACTTCTATCATAAGAACATGAGTTCCTgatttatatatgtttttaaccgaaagaaaaattaaacataGTAAAACAGATGGAAAGTTAAAATGctatttctgtctttctcacAGTCTTGTTAAAATCATGAAGCAAAGCAGGAAAAAGGTGTTGTTTTCACCATGTGCCTGGAGAGTCTGACTCTTTAGAGATGCTTGGACTTGCTGAAGCAGTGAAGGCATGCATAGCAGAGTGATGCCTAAGGCTAACCCCCCTTATAGAAATCTGTCTCCCTTAGGATTCAACATTCCTCCTTATTCAGTTTGCTTTACTTAGtagaaaaccctgaaaaccccTCGTGCCCACATTTAAATCCATCAACAATTCCCAAGGATTCacatcagtgttttcagtgtttccccCCCTATATTTTCCCTTAGCAGCATTTTTAGCATCTGCAGAGGAGGCATGCAGTTTTAAAAGTGACACAGAGGAAGAAAGCTGTCATTCTGGAGAAACTAAGTGACACAGCAGCTTCAGGGATTTACGTAACACTCACAAAAGCAAAATGGTTAACTCTTCCACAAGAACTACAAATGTTCCCACAATGTTTTCTCATACAGCTGGCAGTCTGTCAAAAGTCAAATCAGTTGGTGCAATCAGTGCCTGTCTTAACTTGGTTACACAGAATCTTTTCAGGGCTTAGCAAGGCTACACAGAGGGTTTGGTTACCTGCCATGATTAAAAATCAATGGTGCTTTTTCTTCGTAGTTTGATGTTTGAATTGTTTGTATTCTTAAAACTATAAGCCAGTTTTACTCTATGTTGGTCCAAGAGTGTAATAACAGATGGTGACTCACCTCCTCATGCAATAAGGAGGAGCTACAAACTGGGGGTAGAGCAGCAACACAAAGGAGAAGCCTACTGTTCACCCTGCACACTGATATTACTTCCAGATTTAATTGGAACTGGTACTGACTTTCACTGGACAGGACATAAAGTGGCAGCTACCAAAGGACTGAAAGAAGAAAGTTAAACTTTTAAAGAGGACCAAAACTAAAGACACTAAGGTAACTTGTTTGGCagaattttttctgttttgtttgcagGCTGTAATTTGATCCTTTTTACTTTAGAGACACTGCTTTGCTCTGTGTTTGCAGGGTAGAATCTGGTTCTGTTTTCTAGCTGGGAATTCATATTTGCTGACTCCCAGGCTACTGAAATGGAAAACCCCAATGGAACTTACCAACTAATTGAAGACTGTAAAGCTGCAGACGAGGGACTGTACAAGTTTTATGCAGCTGTCATGATCGTGATTTTTATCATGGCTTTGCCTCTGAATGCATCTGTCATCCACCTCTTCATATTCAAGCTGAAGTTTTGGAAATCCAACACAAATAATATCTTCCTCTTTAACCTGGTGTTAGCCGACATCCTCCTGCTGATCTGCTTGCCCATAAAAGCACATTCCTTCATCCAGGGAGAGCGGAGGAGTGAGAATGAGATCATCTGCAAAGCCAtgcttttcatgttgtttttaaaccGTGGAGCTAGCATCGCCTTCCTAACAGTGACTTCCATTGATCGGTATTTTAATGTGGTGCACCCTGGTCGGAAAAATCTCCTGAAAGCGCTCAAGAAATCTCCACAGATCTCGATCGTCATCTGGGTGCTGCTTCTGCCTCTCACCATCCCCACCATGCTCAAAAACTTTGACTGCTGTAACAGCCTCCATAAAGAAAATGCCACCCTGATCGAGGTAAAGTTTACATGTTTGATGTCTTATTCACTCTCACTACATCCATGTGTTGTCTACTCTAGGCTCATGGTGTCTTAATACTTAAGGTTTTATTAAGAGGATTTCATTTTAAACTAAGTGCTTTTTCAATACTTGCACTAATGTATTTAATCTAGGAATCCTGAACAGCTGCCATGCAAAGTGATTTTAAATAGAGGTTAAACTGCTGACATCCATATTTTTGTTATAAAactattgaaaaaaaacaaccttagGCTacataataaagacaaaaaactaTGTTAGTGCTGTATACTTTAATTAAACTGATCCCTGTTGTTTTTGGATCCCTCTATTTAAGGATGTGGTGGATAGCATTAGAGAGACGGTATTCTTCACTCAGATCCTGATCCCGTTTGTCATCCTGGTCTACTGCACTGTGCGCATCGTCAACCGACTCAGGAAGAAAACAGTCGGGGATAGGACCAAGCTGAAGAGAGCCGTATTTCTCGTCAGCGGTGTCATGGTGCTCTTTTCATTCTGCTTCCTCCCCTGCACCATAGCGAGGATAGTTCTGCTTGTCATTCGGGTCCAAGATATCCCTGATTACATCGAAGACAAAGCTGCAGTGGCCTTTGACGGCCTCATGGTCCTCTCCTACATGGACTGTCTGCTCGACCCACTGGTCTACTGTTTCTGTAGCACCAAGTTCAAAGCGCTTTATCTCTCCAGTTACTTCCCGTTTTTATTGAAAGGAGCTCCACAGGTAATAGACGGCTCGACAGTAAACACAAGACAACTTGCGCAAAATAATGTCATTTGAAGTTTATGAAAACAAAGAAGGGAGAGTTTCCATACAGAGTGTGACTTTTCTGTTTAGTAGCAgcaggtaaaaaataaaaataaaaatgaagactgaagattcaccaaaaatgtatttacataAAAGGGGACTTTGCATTATGGAgctgtaaaaaaataattttaaatatttatttacctGCTTTCTTAAGATTTTTAAATATCCATAAATACAAATACCATAGTGTATCAAGCCTATATATCGCAATGGTGTCAGAGGgggttaaaatcttttttttaatagagaaaatgcacttttattttttctactcACCTAGACAGTAAAATGAGTAGAAAGAAGTCCACAAAAGGACAAAACCCCAACAGTGGAGCCAGTGCCTATATTTCATGCCATCTGCTAAATATAAGAAACCTCAGTCGGGTACCGGGCAGTTCTTGGGCACGTGGAGCCCTGGCACCCTGATCTCGTCTCACACCTGGGTGGCCGACCTATAGTGGGGTCAGCTGTCCATCGTCCCGGGTCCTCTCTAACTTGTGGAGGACATGATGAACtctgtttcactgtgtttcaATTTCCTCAATGTGGCCTTGTCCCTTTCACACAGAGATTTGTCCAGATtctctgaaacatttgacaacATTATGTACTGTAGATGACGAGCTATTCATTGTTAGGGTTGTAATCACTGTGAGTATATTGTCTGGGATCATTTCTTGTAAACTGATGCCTCACTGTGTAAATCATGAATCATGCCTTCAAGGACACACTACAATGGATCATCTAAAGGTGACCTCATGCACCTCTTTGACATCATTAATCCATATAATGCAGTGAGTAAGAATGTGTCAGTTGCTCACTGTCTGGCTATAAATAGCTGCCTTACACATTCAAGCAATTAAGACTGGCAAGTCTGTGCTATCTGTGGTCTCATTGTGGTAATTTAAACTATCTGTGGGTTAAAGATGAACCATTGTCAGACAGTAAAACTGGTATCTATTCTTGAAAAACATGATCAAAATATTTGTCCTGCACTTCTGGTGATTTTCCTTGTGGGCTGAAAAATCTTTTTGCATAGAGGTAAAATCCTACAATGCTGCCTGTCAGCTCACCTATAAATACAGAATGGTCCTTTTGTGGCACTATTCATAGCATATACTTAATTTAATAATGGAAATGTCGTTggatatatacacacactggatatatatatatacacacacacacgttagaATTACTATATACAACATGGCATATTTCTATTGCTACTAATACAAAGATATATTGATGTTTTCATATGCTACTGTATGGGtgttcaaaaatatttataatttcagACTTACATCACCTCATAAGGTGAAAGctgtattttctgtgtttttactaCTGGTGCaacatgtaaatatgtaaatatattttgatcattcatttcatttctccTGTCTGATGCttcatcttttttctctttagaaAATTATGCatgtatgtaaatgtaaaatcatGTGAAAATAAGGGATTCTGGATAATGTGCTCACATTATCCTACTAAGATTAAAAACTGCTCAGGACTGAATAGACTTTAGGAAAATTACAAAATCCTGAGAAAATATCTCAAAAAATATGTGTTTCATTAATGTCGATTAATTCATCTAGCATATCTTATTCATGTGATCATTTATAACTGAAGGCAAAGAGAAGACGACCTAtccaaaactgatttttaactGGCTGATGATCTCACTCTTTAGCCCTCCCTACAAAACTCCCCAAATAGGAATTCAGACACAGCCATTGTAGTCACAGCCCATTTGGTCCATAGGTTTTTGGACAAATACTGTTTTTGTAGTACAACCACAGTGTATTTCAACTTAAACTATGTGACTGAATTTAAAGTGAAAGATTTATACCTTTAAATCATTAAGCTTAAGAAaatattgcaaagtgggaatcAAAGCCATACATAGTCCCCCATTTTTAGAGGCTCAAAGATAactggacaaaaaaaacccaaacaaacatatttttacatctaaatatgttgttgtttctgttaaTGACTGCCTGAAATTTATAACCACAAGCTGTTTTTCTTCCCTTAAGACTCTCTGCTCATCCTTTACTAGAGCATCCTTCACGTGTTCTCAATGCAGCAGTTGCTCTGTCAGGTTACTGACTGGTCATTTAGGAGTTTCCCTTTTCCTTTACTTTGAGAtactcttgggttgcttttgcagtaagCTTGCAGTGATCCATTTTCAGTGTGAAGCGTATGTGATCAGTTTTGTAGCAGAGAGCATAGCCCTGTGCACTTCACAGTCACATGATCAATAAACACAATGTCATAACACTGTGTCTATCATGTTTTGATGAGGTATGCTTTGAATCATGAGCAGTTTCTCCCCTTCTCTATGCTTTTGTCCTCCCATCGGTCTGATATAAGTTCACCTTGGTTTCATCATTTTAGATGCTTTCCAAAGTTTTGAACCTTGTGTTAAACACTGTATTTCCATTTACAGACACCTCCTACCGTAAACTAGAACCTAACCAATATGTAGGATTTTTAAGACTGCTATCGATATTGGGTatcagtgaaaaaataaaatttgatattttaaattaatttgtacttactgtaaaaaaaaatctttatcacAGATTACTTTAATTCTGACTAACTGTGTACTTGTCAGACCCCGATGAAGACTTGCTGTCAATACATGTTGGTCTGTTTTGTTTGCTGAATTGCTGCAAGAATAAATcagttacatgttttttttaaacagagtgTCCCAGTAACCCCCCTGTTTTTTATATAAAGTGTCACTGGGTAGACAAACTATGCAATATCAACAATGATAACAAAGCTGAAGTGTGTTTCTGTCATTTGTTCCTACTTTTAAATTACAGTTTATGACTGTCATAATTGCCAGTATCATTATATCAGCAAATAGCCAATATCAGCCAGTTGAGATACCAGTTGGGTTAAAGAGTGTACCAGATTGTTTATTTGGCCAATgctaatttcttttttcatgtctgTGACAAGTTTATTTGGGCTTTCTCAGCCTAATGAGGGCCTCTCTCACTTGCATTAAAATCTCTTGGggccttatatttaaaattacagtaaaaaggaataaaataaacttcactttaaatcaactcttttttttaatgcaaatttaACATAAAACTTAAGAAAATTTGTGTTCGGCTGATAATTTCTGTTCTAACACTGCTTCTTGGCAATCAATGAGGTTAAGTATGGAAATGTTTATTTACACTTTAATGGTGCCACATTTGCAATGAATTCATTTGTGGGTTGTGACCATGAAAAACTTGCCACATCTTCTCTGCCAATGCCGAACGCCTTACTCTGCTATTGGCTCTTGTTTGGTGTCATTTATTGGATTGGATGATTGAAGTCTGAAGAAACAACACATATTGGCAATTTATCAATTTATTCATTAAACAAACGGGCATGGACAGCACAATTGTTCCAACAAGTGGGGGTGAAGTCAGGAGTGAAGGCAGGTGAGTCCGTCCTCTCCACGCTCAAATTCTGGAGGCAGTCTGTGATAAACCTGGCCCTGTGGGGCCTGCATTAGCCTCTTCAAGTTCTATCCCAGACTGTGGAGACATGGGAATGCCACTCGttgtagaatagaatagaatagaatagaatagaataatcctttaattgtcccacaaggggaaatttggatgtaacagcagcaagaaagacacatatacaaacaaacagcacacaaacacatgcaacaGTGTTTATGTGGTATTATTCCACTTGCCACAAATGTCAGTGTAATGGGGAACCAGCGCCCCCCCTCTCGGTGTGGCTGGTTAGGTGAGGCTGGCTGCAGTAATCGCTGCCAGTCTGCCGTAGCCATACGAGAGGTGAGTTGTATTGTTCCGCACACAATGTAGCTAAGTAGTACAgacacataaaacatgtttgattaACTGATGGGCACCAAGTGTAATAAGTGCTTAGTGGACACATGTCCAACACCAGTTTTATGTACTTTtcatgtgtttattattgtgtaaAACTGTATGCTAAAGCGGAATGCTAATGGGTTGTTCTGCCGTAGTGTGCTGTGCGGAGTGGTGTGTGGCGAGCCCTTTGCACTGATACAACACCATTGTTTCCATTCAGGAAATAAAGTGGCAACGATCGATCAGAGACTCCGTGTCttcttaaaaacacaacacaacgcaGAGTCGAGGAATCTGTTTGGGCCGAACTGTTGCAGCAGGGTGAAGCAGAAACCGGTTACACACAGaccagaaacatacacaatttttacatatttacatcaagggCAATGGTTACCAAAAacaggatgcagcagtctgtcactgaaggagctctgcagttcagcaacatttacatgcatggggtgggagactctgaccatcagagatgttattttggccagagtccttctgtctcccaccacctgcactgggtccagggtgcatcccagaacagagctggcgttcctgatgagtttatccaacctcttcctctcagctgccgataaactgctgctccaacatacaacactgtaaaaaatgacagatgccaccacacagtcatagaaggtctttaaaagcgctccctgtactccaaatgacctcagccggtagagtctgctctgacccttcctgtaaagagcatcagtgttgtggctccagtctagtctattattcaggtgaacacccaggtacccaGGTTGTAGAATCTCCTCTTGATATTTCTCTGCATTGAGACTGACTCCAAATATAGCATTTCTTGGGTTTCCAGTGAGGGAAATGCCACCCTATGTGATCACACTGCCTTCAGTAAAAGCTGTTACCTTATTACTGCAGCAATCAGCATAGCATTCTCCACTTCATCTCCATATGCAGAATCTGTGTCTCCACATGTTCAGGTTCTAGTGCACATGTTGCCAACACTAGTGAAGTCATGACAGACCTCCTGGGACGCCTATAACACTGATGATTGGCTGTGTGCAGTCTGTTCTGGATTGTCTGGTTGTCTGACTGCTAATCAGGCACCAAATACTGATTGTCAGTACCTGAAGTACCAGAATATGTGGAAGAAAGCCtgcagaggtggaggtatgttctggagagaagagaaatGAAAGTCAGCTGAAGGAAAACAGAATTCATGTGTGTGAATTAGAATTGAATAGTACGATTATTTACACGTTTCCCTAATAAAAAGTGAGATTATATCCACATCACCTTAATATCAAACAAAATCACATGCAGTGTTTTACCTTTGTCATCCTACGGCAGGTGTTGTTGCAGTACATCAGCTGGCCACTAGACGGCAGTGTGGCATAATAGAGTTTCCTCTGAAGTTCAGATTTTTCTCTCATGAGCGGCTCCAGCTGGCTCTGATCTACAAAGTGTCTCTCTGTTTAAACTGACATCAGTCATGTTATTGAGGTTGGGCAAAAGCTGTGTTTGAGTCTATTTGTCCTTACGCTGATTGTACCATCTGCCCGAGGGCAACAGTTCAAACAGGGAGTGGCCAGGGTGTGAGGCATCTTTTATAATGTTGTGAGCTTTTTTAAGACAGCGGGTACTGTCTAGATCTTCCAGCGTGGGGAGAGGGCAGCCAATGTCCAGGTCCTGATGTTCAAAAATATCCCAGTTGGTCCTGTCAAAGCAGTCCTGCAGCTGCTGAGAGGCACCCTCTGGCCATATGGTAATAGTCTTTGTGATGGTGGGAGCAGTTTTCTATAGGGGGGCATATGCAGGAATTAGAAAAAGGGACAAATGGTCAGACTTGCCCAGATGTGGTAGAGGTCTGGCCCTGTAGCCCATTTTGATGTTGGAATAAACTTTGTCCAGTATATTgttactagagatggcacgataccactttttatgtccgataccgacgCCGaaatcataaatttggatatctgccgatacccaTATGAATCCAATATGTATATTTCATAATCAGTAgaactgtttggttttttttaatatcatgctgcattttgtataagttcatatttaaatttaaaaagacaaaacactaaagctattctattaaacttgtatgcaaaaaatacactgcacgcAAAATATTTCGCAGTTCAGCAATAAtgatctttttatttaaacttttagcaGAACTTTAAATCGAAGTATTTAAAGTAATATTCcaaaagtaatttaaaatgcaattttgTGCAgatttcaaaaactctttggttctGAAAAGTGCAATATCAGcacaaaataatgtttatatTCAACAACAGCTTTATACTTAGAGCTTAACATAAATAGACTTCCAGAGTGGAAAGCTTTTATCAAGATGGGTGTAAGTTGTTTCTGTTGCATATAGTGTGGGCTGAAATAGGGTCAATACTACTGCTTTAGACAGCATTGTTTTTAAGCCTGAGATATGAGCTAAGCTTATTAGATAACagtcttctgttttgttttttgttattaggAAAATTATGCATTTTAAAGAAAGAGTCAAGCTGATCACTTCCTGATCAGTCAAGCTGACTGTGTTTTTTCCAAGGAACCTGTGATATTACGTCACATGAACAGTGACTTACCAGCAGCTGTTGCTTTGTAATACCTTAAGGCTTACAAAGCTTTGATGCATTAGAAGCTACAGGGCTTCCATACAGAAATAATATCTCACTGTGTTCAGGACAACTCCATGTGCAACATGCAATACTGTAAATCTATTAAAGTCACCGACAGCTACAGTTTTATTTCATCTAACTTATATTAAGAGACCTTTTGCTTGGACTAAATCTTCACCTGTCAGATAAGAATTGCTGTTACCACACCTACTGACACAAAGTTTCAAAGCTGCTATGCCTCTGACAAACAGTTGAATGAACCCCAACACCCCCAATAAACAGACAGCATTCTGTCCAGATCAGTTCCAATAGTAAAAACCAGGCACGTGCTATAGCCTAATGGCAGTGCAATTTATTCTAGACACatttatttcaagtaaacacAGATAAATGGCTTTTAACATGTAAAATAACAATCAGTCATCATTTCCCAGCAGTAACTGAAAGGTAAACAATGAAGTTCTACATTACTGTCAGACTTAACTCTTGCACTGAAAGTTGAGATTTCATCAGAAATGACTGTTGAGGTGCAGGAATCCTTAACTACTGAATACAATGGACCCTGCAACACTGGTGGTGCCGGTTCTTCAACTTACACGTAGGAGTGGGTGGTGTTCACTGCTGAGAGGAATACTAAAATGACCTTTTCAGCAACGTGGGATAGTTAATGATCATCGAAGTATAATTCTGATATACTGCAGTTTCACAAGGAACTGGTTCACCTCTGTTATGCTTAAGAACACCAAAGTGTGTCAACAGCTCCGTGGGAGGGGTGGTGTTGTGAAACAGGCCCATGATGGAATGGCAAGTAGGTTATTAAGTAATGCTGCAGAATAACTGTCAAACCAATCATTTGTGGCTTAAAGTATGTGCACGTGTTATTTTAATAGTTTAACCAAGAATTTTAAATGCAAGTGAGTGTTTAGCATACCTGTTTTGGCACAACCTTATCTGATTTACAATAATATCACAGCATGGAAAGGTTTTCCTTTGTATAACTTACTATGATCAGAGGAGAGGTACAGGGTACCTTTACAGAACTCTAACACTCTTTTATACTTTCCCATAAAACTGAAATCTAAATGATCTGTGTGAGTAACTTTAGAAACAAAGCTAGAGAGGCAAAGCTGCgttggtttggacatgtgcagaggcgCGATAGTGGGTGTA
The genomic region above belongs to Pelmatolapia mariae isolate MD_Pm_ZW linkage group LG15, Pm_UMD_F_2, whole genome shotgun sequence and contains:
- the LOC134643644 gene encoding hydroxycarboxylic acid receptor 2-like; translation: MENPNGTYQLIEDCKAADEGLYKFYAAVMIVIFIMALPLNASVIHLFIFKLKFWKSNTNNIFLFNLVLADILLLICLPIKAHSFIQGERRSENEIICKAMLFMLFLNRGASIAFLTVTSIDRYFNVVHPGRKNLLKALKKSPQISIVIWVLLLPLTIPTMLKNFDCCNSLHKENATLIEDVVDSIRETVFFTQILIPFVILVYCTVRIVNRLRKKTVGDRTKLKRAVFLVSGVMVLFSFCFLPCTIARIVLLVIRVQDIPDYIEDKAAVAFDGLMVLSYMDCLLDPLVYCFCSTKFKALYLSSYFPFLLKGAPQVIDGSTVNTRQLAQNNVI